In Glandiceps talaboti chromosome 6, keGlaTala1.1, whole genome shotgun sequence, one DNA window encodes the following:
- the LOC144436529 gene encoding thioredoxin domain-containing protein 12-like — translation MNNMAAQQAVLLLFFVAAIIPAVLSDGDLGRGFGDHINWKTLDDGLKESKETGKPLMLIIHKSWCGACKALKPKFAESTEIKDMSEKFVMVNVEDNEEPSDSKYSPDGGYIPRILFLDNTAAVHNEIINEKGNPKFKYYYPEATSVLDSMKKAAELLVHSKAGIDEL, via the exons ATGAACAACATGGCAGCACAGCAAGCAGTACTACTTTTATTCTTCGTAGCAGCAATCATTCCAGCTGTACTCAGCGATGGGGATCTTGGTCGAG GATTTGGTGACCACATAAACTGGAAGACTCTTGATGATGGGCTAAAGGAATCCAAAGAAAC GGGTAAACCACTGATGCTTATTATTCATAAGTCCTGGTGTGGAGCATGTAAAG CTTTGAAGCCCAAGTTTGCCGAGTCAACAGAAATTAAAGACATGAGTGAAAAGTTTGTCATGGTGAATGTAGAG GACAATGAAGAACCATCAGATAGCAAGTACTCTCCAGATGGTGGATATATTCCAAGAATTCTGTTTTTAGACAATACTGCTGCAGTGCATAATGAAATTATCAATGAAAAGGGAAACCCAAAGTTCAAATATTACTACCCAGAGGCTACATCAG TTTTGGATTCAATGAAGAAAGCAGCAGAACTATTGGTCCACTCAAAGGCAGGAATTGATGAATTGTGA